One Flagellimonas sp. CMM7 genomic region harbors:
- a CDS encoding alpha-ketoglutarate-dependent dioxygenase AlkB has product MGLFSEKMILELPDSDIVYYPNFLKEEASSYFKGLRDDIPWRQDEITIFGKTYPQPRLTALYGNNGKTYSYSNITMTPLEFTPELLKIKSTIEKEAGIEFSTCLLNYYRDGKDSNGWHSDDEKELGQNPVIASLSLGAERFFHLRHKQDKSIKHKVLLEHGSLLLMQGQTQHHWHHQIAKTARKIGERINLTFRVIK; this is encoded by the coding sequence ATGGGATTGTTTTCAGAAAAAATGATTTTAGAGTTGCCCGATAGTGATATTGTCTATTATCCAAATTTTTTGAAGGAAGAAGCCAGTTCGTATTTCAAAGGGTTACGGGATGACATTCCATGGCGACAAGATGAGATTACTATTTTTGGAAAAACATACCCCCAGCCAAGATTGACCGCATTATATGGAAATAATGGAAAGACCTATTCCTACTCCAATATTACCATGACACCTCTGGAATTTACGCCAGAACTGCTAAAAATAAAATCCACAATTGAAAAAGAAGCTGGTATAGAATTTTCAACTTGTTTACTTAATTATTATAGAGACGGAAAGGATAGTAATGGTTGGCATTCCGATGATGAAAAAGAACTTGGCCAAAACCCGGTAATAGCATCACTATCATTAGGAGCAGAACGCTTTTTTCATTTGAGGCACAAACAAGATAAAAGCATCAAACACAAGGTCTTACTAGAACATGGAAGTTTATTGTTGATGCAAGGGCAAACCCAACACCATTGGCATCATCAAATTGCAAAAACTGCAAGAAAGATTGGAGAACGGATAAACCTCACTTTCAGGGTAATTAAATAA
- a CDS encoding S1/P1 nuclease, which yields MNKTILLFLLVPLLGYSNYWGKTGHRVTGHIAENHLTGKAKRALKDLLDGHSLAFVSTFADEIKADRAYSKFSAWHYVNYPLNMRYEDSPKSKYGDVVQAIGECTRIVKNENSSRADRVFYLKMLVHLVGDLHQPMHASRAEDKGGNDIQLQWFGEGTNLHRVWDKNLILSYGMTYTELADELKQVSKKERKKIQEGTVYDWVEESHQLCAEIYTSAEVGEKLGYKYGYKYNDVLFEQLQKGGLRLAKVLNDLFK from the coding sequence ATGAACAAAACCATTTTACTCTTTTTACTGGTACCTTTATTAGGTTATAGTAATTATTGGGGAAAAACGGGACATAGGGTTACCGGACATATTGCGGAAAACCATTTAACGGGAAAGGCAAAACGAGCGTTGAAAGATTTGTTGGACGGACACAGCTTGGCTTTTGTTTCCACTTTTGCAGATGAGATAAAAGCTGACCGTGCATATTCTAAGTTTTCTGCATGGCATTATGTTAACTATCCTCTAAATATGCGCTATGAAGATTCACCTAAGAGTAAATATGGTGATGTAGTACAGGCCATTGGGGAGTGTACAAGAATAGTGAAAAATGAAAATAGTTCTAGAGCTGACAGGGTTTTTTATCTTAAAATGTTAGTCCATTTGGTTGGTGATTTGCACCAGCCCATGCATGCTAGTAGGGCAGAGGATAAAGGAGGTAACGATATTCAGTTGCAGTGGTTTGGCGAAGGAACCAATCTACACAGAGTTTGGGATAAAAACCTAATTTTATCTTATGGCATGACATATACCGAGCTTGCTGATGAACTTAAGCAAGTGTCAAAAAAAGAAAGAAAAAAAATTCAAGAAGGTACAGTGTATGATTGGGTAGAAGAGTCTCATCAGTTGTGCGCAGAAATCTATACTTCTGCAGAAGTGGGCGAAAAGTTAGGGTATAAATATGGTTATAAATACAACGATGTACTGTTTGAGCAGTTGCAAAAAGGAGGCCTAAGACTTGCCAAAGTATTGAACGATTTGTTCAAATAA
- a CDS encoding SPFH domain-containing protein yields MTDEKIISPLNGYFMLFVSLVLFFGGIAAIISTKSGWFGICVFIGLIMAFGLVLVNPNNSRVLVLFGKYVGTIKKNGLHWVNPLYSKRKVSLRASNFDSERLKVNDKLGNPVMISTILVWRVTDTYKAAFDVDDYKNFVRVQTDAAVRKLASMYPYDNFADEGIEEDITLRSSLNEVSEALEKEVQERLGMAGIEVLEARIGYLAYAQEIANAMLKRQQATAIVAARHKIVEGAVSMVEMALEELNKKQIVDLDEERKAAMVSNLMVVLCSDKDASPIVNTGTLNH; encoded by the coding sequence ATGACAGATGAGAAAATAATCTCCCCTTTAAACGGATACTTTATGTTATTCGTTTCCTTAGTGCTTTTTTTTGGAGGAATCGCCGCCATTATTTCTACCAAATCCGGTTGGTTCGGTATTTGTGTTTTTATTGGGTTGATAATGGCCTTTGGGTTGGTTTTGGTAAATCCGAATAATTCACGGGTTTTAGTGCTTTTTGGAAAATATGTAGGAACCATAAAGAAGAATGGGCTTCATTGGGTAAACCCTTTATACTCCAAACGAAAAGTTTCTTTACGAGCTAGTAATTTTGATAGTGAACGACTTAAAGTTAATGATAAACTGGGAAATCCAGTTATGATAAGTACCATTTTGGTTTGGAGGGTAACGGATACTTATAAAGCTGCTTTTGATGTTGATGATTACAAAAATTTTGTTCGGGTTCAAACAGATGCTGCAGTTAGGAAATTAGCAAGTATGTATCCATATGATAATTTTGCCGACGAGGGTATAGAAGAAGATATTACCTTGCGTTCCAGTTTAAATGAAGTAAGTGAAGCTCTTGAAAAAGAAGTCCAAGAAAGACTTGGAATGGCCGGAATTGAAGTATTGGAAGCAAGAATCGGTTATTTGGCCTACGCACAGGAAATCGCCAATGCCATGCTAAAACGCCAACAAGCTACGGCAATCGTTGCTGCAAGACATAAAATTGTTGAAGGTGCAGTAAGCATGGTAGAAATGGCACTGGAAGAATTAAACAAAAAGCAAATCGTAGATTTGGATGAAGAACGAAAAGCTGCCATGGTTAGTAATTTAATGGTTGTACTATGTTCAGATAAAGATGCTTCACCTATTGTAAATACAGGAACTCTTAATCATTGA
- a CDS encoding Arc family DNA-binding protein — MSKKKAFALRLNEDMLKAIEKWAADEFRSTNGQIEWMLMKSLKEAKREPKKKSNEDN; from the coding sequence ATGAGTAAAAAAAAGGCGTTCGCTCTAAGACTCAACGAAGACATGCTCAAAGCAATTGAAAAATGGGCTGCTGATGAATTTCGCAGTACTAATGGTCAGATAGAATGGATGTTGATGAAAAGTCTTAAAGAGGCAAAAAGAGAGCCAAAAAAAAAGAGCAATGAGGATAATTAA
- a CDS encoding DUF5916 domain-containing protein: MLKFRFVLAATLFPIVFFAQTNPKQFTVKYISEPIKIDGVLDESIWKTAESAHDFQQYFPSDSILAVQPTDIKMLYSETTLYVGIKVNTEGDDYVIPSLQRDYRAGGNDNISLLFDTFNDGTNAFLFGMNPYGVRREALISNGGTDLRGFTTSWDVKWRGESKMYDGYYICEMAIPLTSFKFKQGETKWRFNSYRFDMQTNETSTWIEIPQNQFIFGLAFMGDMVFEKPLGKSRTPLAIIPYVNGISSKDFETNDTNNDLNFGGDAKVAIGNGMNLDITVNPDFSNVEVDNVFTNLTRFEISLPERRQFFVDNSDLFGTFGNSRDSNPFFSRRIGIAENLDEETIENGIIGGIRLSGKLNEDWRLGLLNIQTEEDTENEIPSNNNTVFALQKKMFSRSNLSFIFVNRETFKDYDFLEETERYNRVVGLDYNLASADNTWVGKFFFHKSFAHDIGDDDSSGGIDLQYNSRTINFGLRGNYVGNDFRSDLGFVRRQDIIAARPFIEFNFWPKKGKINSHGFRFSPNAIWRPTLDYQNTDYTIFTSWQAQFKTQEEISARMFNRFTFLTDSFDPTDTDGALELPADQGYYYTSYEVEFQSDRRKIFSYSLEPGYGDFFNGNRFSFEGDISLRLQPKVSLSLDLNYDSINLPDPFPSADLWLVSPRVNITFNKSVFWSTLVQYSNQRDNLGFNSRLQWRFAPLSDLFIVYNDNYFVNSFMPRNRSINLKLTYWLNI, encoded by the coding sequence ATGTTGAAATTCCGTTTTGTACTCGCTGCAACGCTCTTCCCTATTGTATTTTTTGCTCAGACCAATCCAAAACAATTTACCGTAAAGTATATTTCCGAACCCATCAAAATAGATGGGGTATTGGACGAATCTATTTGGAAAACCGCTGAGAGCGCTCATGATTTCCAACAATATTTTCCTTCGGATTCTATTTTGGCAGTTCAGCCAACCGATATAAAAATGCTCTACAGTGAGACGACATTATATGTTGGCATCAAAGTAAATACAGAAGGTGACGATTATGTAATTCCATCATTACAAAGAGATTATAGAGCTGGTGGCAATGATAACATTAGTTTACTTTTTGACACTTTTAATGATGGCACAAATGCTTTTCTGTTTGGCATGAACCCTTATGGAGTAAGAAGAGAAGCTCTAATTTCCAATGGAGGTACTGACCTTAGAGGTTTTACCACTTCTTGGGATGTAAAATGGCGAGGGGAATCCAAAATGTATGATGGCTATTACATCTGCGAAATGGCTATTCCCTTAACCTCGTTTAAATTTAAGCAGGGAGAGACCAAATGGCGCTTTAATAGCTATCGTTTTGATATGCAGACCAATGAAACCAGTACATGGATAGAGATTCCCCAGAATCAGTTTATTTTTGGTTTAGCATTTATGGGCGATATGGTTTTTGAAAAACCATTGGGAAAATCAAGGACACCGTTAGCAATTATTCCATACGTCAATGGAATTTCTTCAAAAGATTTTGAAACGAACGATACCAATAATGACCTGAATTTTGGTGGGGATGCCAAAGTGGCCATTGGTAACGGAATGAATTTGGATATTACCGTTAATCCCGATTTTTCCAATGTAGAGGTGGACAATGTTTTCACCAACCTTACCAGATTCGAGATATCACTCCCAGAAAGAAGGCAGTTTTTTGTTGATAATAGTGATCTTTTTGGAACGTTTGGTAATTCACGTGATTCCAACCCATTTTTTTCAAGAAGAATAGGAATTGCCGAAAATTTGGATGAAGAAACCATTGAAAATGGTATTATTGGGGGAATCCGCCTCAGCGGAAAACTTAATGAAGATTGGCGTTTAGGGCTGTTGAATATTCAGACCGAGGAAGATACTGAAAACGAAATCCCTAGCAATAACAATACTGTTTTTGCACTTCAAAAAAAGATGTTCTCCCGATCTAATCTCAGTTTTATTTTTGTTAACCGTGAAACTTTCAAGGATTATGATTTTTTAGAGGAAACAGAAAGGTATAACCGTGTGGTTGGATTAGATTATAATCTTGCATCTGCAGATAACACCTGGGTTGGTAAATTTTTCTTTCATAAATCCTTTGCACATGACATTGGTGATGATGACAGCTCTGGGGGAATTGACCTTCAATATAATTCAAGGACTATTAATTTTGGTTTGCGTGGTAACTATGTTGGCAATGACTTTAGATCAGATTTAGGGTTTGTAAGAAGACAAGATATAATCGCGGCAAGACCTTTTATAGAATTTAATTTTTGGCCTAAGAAAGGAAAAATCAATTCTCATGGCTTCCGTTTTAGTCCAAACGCTATATGGAGACCAACTCTGGACTATCAAAATACCGATTATACTATTTTTACCAGCTGGCAAGCTCAATTCAAAACCCAAGAAGAAATATCAGCTAGAATGTTCAATAGATTCACTTTTTTAACCGATTCTTTTGATCCAACAGATACAGATGGTGCACTTGAACTTCCTGCGGACCAGGGGTACTATTACACTAGTTATGAAGTTGAATTTCAAAGTGATAGACGAAAAATCTTTTCTTATTCTTTAGAACCAGGATATGGGGATTTCTTTAATGGTAACCGATTTTCTTTTGAGGGTGACATTAGTCTAAGACTTCAACCAAAAGTTTCTCTTTCCCTGGATTTAAACTATGACAGCATAAATCTCCCTGATCCTTTTCCGAGCGCTGACCTATGGCTGGTGAGTCCCAGAGTCAACATTACTTTTAATAAATCTGTATTTTGGTCAACCTTGGTACAATATAGCAATCAACGAGACAATTTAGGTTTTAATTCACGCTTGCAGTGGAGATTTGCCCCGCTATCAGATTTGTTCATAGTGTATAACGACAATTACTTTGTAAATTCATTCATGCCAAGAAACAGGTCCATTAACCTTAAGCTTACCTATTGGTTAAACATTTAG